GAGGGCATCGTAATCGTTAGCACCCGAAGTCCAGCGAGGAACGCCGCCTTCCGGAACCTGATTTTTCATGGTCAAAGTACCAACAGGCGTTTCGGTTCCTTCTTTATAATAGGTCCAACCAATGGGGCCCATATTGGGGCAAGACCAGCCCCAGCCATCACCTTCGAAGCTAATTCCATTCTCGGGAGACGTAAATTCGCTACCAGCAGCAAACTTTTGAGTGCAGTCGATTCCCTTGCTCCAACCCGGACCCTTACAGAACAGGTCAATTTCAGGAACCCCTTCTGCAGCGTTGATGGCGCGGAGGCCTTCGCCAGCACCAATAGTAGCATTATAGTTAGCGCAAACAAAGACCGGACCTTCAGCCTTGCGCTTGTTTTCCGCAGCAGCAAGATGAGTAGAGCCCTCTAAGAACATCTCAGCAGACGGAGTCTGTTCGGCCGGGTAGAAACCACCCTTAGCCGGGTACTTTGCACCATCCGGGCCTTCATAGTTATCGGAATCGAATTCGTACTTGCCATCCTTGGTCTGCGTGAACGGGAGGTTGAAGCAGTAAGCTTCGTTAACTCCGGCAGTGGGGTTGAACATTGCAGTAAAGGCTTCATCAGGAGTGCTACCAAAGCACTTTTTACCAGCAGCCGTCAGCTTGGGCTTCTTGTCCTTGCCCAAAACCTCTTCAACCATGCCCGGAGTTACACCAATACAAGGAACAACACCGGCATCGCTGTTCACCACATTATACTTGGCAGTAGAATAGTAGCAAGCATTAGCCTGAGCCTGAGCTGTAGTCTGCCCCTGGAACCAGTCCGGGTTACAAGTAAAGGCACCATGCAGAGAAGCATCGGTATCATAAATCATAGCGGCAAGGTTATAACCGCAAGCACCGCTAACACCATCATCTGTTACAGTCCAACCGATTCTTTCCGGATTGGCTTTATTCGCATATTCTTCGGTAGCAACAAAGTAAATTTCGTTAGAGGCCAGGAATTCAAACATTGTGGCCAGAGGAATCGGATCTACCTGACCCTGAGTACCCCAGTCACCGTCCATACCGAGACCTTCCTTCTTCTCTTCGTCATCATCGCGATAGATGACAACCTGAGCAGGAGGAACTTCGTCAATATAGCGCCTGAAATACCAGCCGCAACGATCCGGATCAGCCTCCAGGGCAACAGCCGGCTTGTCGTCTTCCACAATCATGGGAATTGCGCTCTTCCATTCGGCATTCTCGGGCAAGAACACATAGAAGTACTTCACGTCAGGAGGAGTTGCGCTATAGTAGGTCACATTCTCCTTTTCCGTGTCCGGATGAGCCTGAATCCAGAGCTCAGAGCCGCCCTTCATGTGAACGCACTTGAAGCCAGCGGCATCAGACATCTGCATGTACTTGACGTTCATGGAATCCGGACGCACGCAATGACCGCTGTTGCAGTCATTGGCGCCAGTTTCTTCGATGTTGAAGCCAGTGGCATTGTTCGGGCCACCAATATTATCGGTAGATACCTGTAGCCAGCCATCATACGGGCTCTTGGTGAAGGCAGCCTTTTGGCCACCCGCAACCGCATATGCCGATTTCCAACCCGCCGGTAACTTGAAGTATACCGTACCTTCGCAGGCCATAGCTGCGAACACCCCTTGCACCCCTGCAAAGAGAAGAACTAATGCAAGCACCAATCCTTTTATGGCGTCATATTGTTTTTTCATAATTTTGTTTCCAATTTAAGTTCTCCGACCAATAACACACCAAAAACATCCTGCTTTTGATATGCCACACCGACCTAAAATCTACCCTTTTTGCAAAGAAAAAGGTGTGTTTTTTTGCAAAACAACACAAAAAAGTGTTTACAAATGGCCTTTTTGCAAAAATATGTTTATAAATCACACAAATATTGCACGGAAAAAAAACGGCCCCAACCCATCGTCACGCATTTGTGTAACCAAACTTTTACAAACAACAAAATCCAGCCTTTGCAAGATGCCAAAATCGCCCTTCAAACCACCATCATAGCAGCCTAAAAAAACTACATTTTGCACATTGAAAGTAGAGAGGACCCGATGAAGGATTTAGACCAAACTATCGTCACAGGAAACAAGACGATCCGGTTTCAACCGAGTGAGATGCGACCACATCTCGTCGTGTTGTATCCTCAATCCCAATTCAAGCAAATCGCCCTCTCTGTTGGCAGCGTCATCCTCGGTCGCGGCAGCGATGCCGACGTCCACTTGGACGACGAACTCGTGAGCCGCAAGCACTGCAAAATCAGTTTCGACGGGCTGCACATCACCGTGGAAGACCTCGGCAGCACCAACGGCACTTACGTCGACGGCAACGCCATCACCACGGCAATCCTTGGTCCCGACAACCGCCTGCAAATCGGCACGATGGTCCTGAAAGTGGAATTCAAGGATGCCACCGAAGAGGCTATCGACCGAGAACTTTTCGAAGCAGCGACGACGGATGCGCTCACCAAGATTGCGAACCGCCGCACCTTCATGGACAGGAGCCTCGGTGAACTTGCGCTCGCAAGGCGCAACAACTATTACGTTCACTGCATCATGGTGGACATCGACCACTTCAAACGCGTGAACGACACATGGGGCCACCAGTGCGGCGATGTCGTGCTCAAGGAAGTCGCGAAAATACTCAAGAACGAGAAGCGCGAATCCGATTTGCTTGCCCGCTACGGTGGCGAAGAGTTCGTGCTGCTTCTCTGCGGTATCGGCCCCGAAGACGCGAAAAAGAGCGCCGAGCGCCTCCGCGCCGCAGTCGAGAACCACCGCTTTGCTTGGAACGACACGATCATTCCCGTGACGATTTCACTGGGGCTTGCCAGCAAGCAAGGGGAATTCATCGGCAAGATTGACGAGCTCATCGCCGAAAGCGACAAGTACCTCTACATCGCAAAAGAAGGCGGCCGCAACCAAGTCACCTCCGCGTAAAAAAACTTCAAAATATTAAAGCATTCCCTACATCCCCAGCATCCCCTAAACTAACTGCGGGATAGCTTTCCAGTCATAGAGACAGCTAGCTAATGCATCAAAACAGGAGCGTCGGCCGGGGAGGGGGAGGGTGCAGGGAGGGGGCCGGGCGGCCTTCGCAACTCCGAGCGTGGCCCCCTCCCGCATCAAATTCCTCTACGAATACAAGAAAAACAACGTTCTCGCTCCCGCAACGAAATTCACACCCCTTTTATTACAATCCCTATTTTTCTAAATTTGCGCTCCGAAATGGAGAACACGCTCGAAAACAAGAAATTGAACGCGATGGGGACGGCCAGCATCCCCAAGATTATCCTGCAATTCTCGGTGCCCGCCATCATCAGCATGCTCATCGAGGCGCTCTACAACATCGTAGACCGCTACTTCGTAGGGCAGGGCGTAGGCAGCCTCGGCATCGGGGGCATCACGATTTGCTTCCCCATCACCTTGTTCATCATGGCCATGTCGATGATTGTGGGCGTTGGCGGCAATACGATTTTCGCCATCCGCCTCGGCGAAAAGAAGTACCAGCAGGCAGCCATCATCCTCAACAACTCGTTCCTGTTGCTGGTCATCATGGCCGTGGCCGCATTCACGCTGGGCCAAACATTCATGACCCCGCTCCTCAAGCTCTTCGGAGCAAGCGACCAGCTTTTGCCCGTGGCCAAGAGCTACATGCGCATCATTTTGATGGGAGCGATTTTCCAGACTATCGTCCCGGGGATGAACCACTTCATCCGCAGCATGGGCCACCCCAAGACGGCCATGACCCGCGTCATGATTGGCGCCGGCAGCAACGTGATTCTCGACTGGCTGTTCATCATGAAGTTCGGCTGGGGCATCGAAGGTGCCGCCTGGGCCACTGTTACGAGCCAGCTCATCGGCGGAATCGCGGTGATGCAGTTCTTTGTCAAAAAGACGACACCCATCAAAATTAACCGCCGTCTCATGAAGCTCCGGGCCGCCTACGTGCGCAAGATTTTCATCTTGGGCCTCCCGCCCAGCGTCATGCAGATAACGAACAGCCTTCTAAACGCCATTCTCGCCTGGAGCCTCACCCATTACGGGAACAAGAGCCTCCAGAACGTGAACGGCATGACCGGCGGAGACCAGGCGATTGCCGCATTCGGCATCATCAAC
The genomic region above belongs to uncultured Fibrobacter sp. and contains:
- a CDS encoding GGDEF domain-containing protein; this translates as MKDLDQTIVTGNKTIRFQPSEMRPHLVVLYPQSQFKQIALSVGSVILGRGSDADVHLDDELVSRKHCKISFDGLHITVEDLGSTNGTYVDGNAITTAILGPDNRLQIGTMVLKVEFKDATEEAIDRELFEAATTDALTKIANRRTFMDRSLGELALARRNNYYVHCIMVDIDHFKRVNDTWGHQCGDVVLKEVAKILKNEKRESDLLARYGGEEFVLLLCGIGPEDAKKSAERLRAAVENHRFAWNDTIIPVTISLGLASKQGEFIGKIDELIAESDKYLYIAKEGGRNQVTSA
- a CDS encoding MATE family efflux transporter — translated: MRSEMENTLENKKLNAMGTASIPKIILQFSVPAIISMLIEALYNIVDRYFVGQGVGSLGIGGITICFPITLFIMAMSMIVGVGGNTIFAIRLGEKKYQQAAIILNNSFLLLVIMAVAAFTLGQTFMTPLLKLFGASDQLLPVAKSYMRIILMGAIFQTIVPGMNHFIRSMGHPKTAMTRVMIGAGSNVILDWLFIMKFGWGIEGAAWATVTSQLIGGIAVMQFFVKKTTPIKINRRLMKLRAAYVRKIFILGLPPSVMQITNSLLNAILAWSLTHYGNKSLQNVNGMTGGDQAIAAFGIINSIVSIIILPLLGFVNGSQPIIGYNYGAKKFTRVRGALKFTMIYATGFIAVAWIIVMTFTRTFVAPFAPNDVNMQELATWGMRTFLIMLPFVPIGMVSGNFFQGIGKPWQSMFFNACRQMILLIPFVIIMPRFFELRGVFMAQPIADVGACIIAVTMLRMQLKKIPHTDMRDDETETVSN